The Episyrphus balteatus chromosome 4, idEpiBalt1.1, whole genome shotgun sequence genome includes a window with the following:
- the LOC129919887 gene encoding uncharacterized protein LOC129919887, which yields MVRSLWESENFEVESKVYSEEEFKCEKHFNDNVETTRQGQYIVRLPFKKDPNQTLGGSKEIAKKRFYSLERKLEKNADLKESYTNFMEEYEHLGHMTAIQELDIPKSNYFLPHHCVIKPESSSTKLRVVFDASAKTTSGYSLNDTLMVGPTVQSDLFSVIANFRLHKYVFTGDISKMYRQILIHPKDRAYQHILWRPDPKSTLRTYQLNTVTYGMASASYLSTRCLVKLADDFQHIYPNASKIITKNIYVDDCLTGADSLEEAKLLLNETIKLLSQGNFNLTKFCSNDPRILENIPMQDRERMLTIYQSEVIKTLGLVWDPIEDTFKFCYKYNAPNDLKITKRRVLADLGKFFDPLGLIGPAILLGKIFLQELWKSKILWDENLPQEQAYKWVNYLSEFSSLCEINIPRLILIDSATKLEVHAFSDSSESAYGACIYLKSIDNEGKVFVQLLCSKSRVVPLKATTIARLELQAAVLMVELVQKILPIISRTITSVSYYTDSTTVLTWVKAPSYTWETYIANRVAKIQSKSDLNHWNYVKGVLNPADLISRGLGMPNLVRSTIWFNGPEFLRQTSSIQMEYSIPEEISGHRRPKTVLNMSIQNDIINSINHKNSFFTLQKIFAHCYRFMMNFNIRCKGNRRTGSLTAEEIQKGTHLLWRIVQLSVFPEEYKALQAGKPLRNTSSIISISPYFDKTTMLIHVGGRLKNAEIPSQAKNQILLPKNNIVTTLLLDHLHKKHLHVSHRTLVSISRQQFWILSVGRETQKVLSKCIQCFRAKPKSIDQLMGNLPKERIVPSRPFYYSGVDFCGPIRTHYNIRGKTPTKSYLAVFVCFSTKAIHIEVVCNLTTESFINCLKRFIGRRGVCHTIFCDNATNFVGARNQLKDFQDFLDSSETQSSINSNCLKMGINWKHIPPRSPHFGGLWEAAVKSAKTLLLKYLGEASLTYEELSTVVIQIESILNSRPLTPNSSDPNDMQALTPGHFLIGAPLTSLPEPDITDHNISRLDKFRQIQHIQQHFWQRWSNEYLHLLQQKLKWKVESKNLEPGTMVVLKDAHQPPMKWKLGRVIEVVKGTDGLVRVAYVKTETGTYQRAVQNLCPLPIDHKEQQKDAAQIPIKKQPLMRLRSGRYLLNSLTSLLCFMLLLFPLAASSDTEPIRITQFDHPTGIYFEDIGSASTVNSFWNIYIFYNLSSYWLELGEVKTYLQRMDNICLDELKINPYCLPTVTALKQRVIAIESNNDLIHNYHTSYNKRIRIARSPFDFIGNVAHSLFGVLDQDDAKDIQHQISLVNQDEQHLVHLFKKQSSIADSTVNLLKRNNLQLSQQYQGFKTMFEKSLNSIEKHQEIIDVSQRFSALTSYLILSISNLERVQDTLLDVLLSLNNVKMNPHFISPSQFTKQLQIIRNNIPSHLNIPTASVLDIFKLSSIKGRSLNDSIVFEMMIPLVDNQEFQLFNLVQFPLFQNDSSFIIELSSPYLAVTATRDRYFELTENQLSSCHFLSTKNFVCNQQLPTMIHRDSGISCEVSLLNHLSSALSHCCLTRSISQDRWVSLRSSNTWIFALKEAVTGLLVCEGITKSLTLSDSGFIEFLIPCILKLPHIVINGRVFSNTTLKNSFVPSIKISESIKGKIPMKNMNIITSPSNETNFKEIEDLKGKISEVDKDLDNDTWVNSINTHDYHHYSMSFILFLTMIGFIIFYFIKKRKPKPLPRRSAPRFEIDTQF from the coding sequence ATGGTCCGATCACTGTgggaaagtgaaaattttgaagttgaatCGAAGGTCTACAGCGAAGAAgaatttaaatgtgaaaaacattttaatgataACGTGGAAACAACACGCCAGGGTCAGTACATAGTACGACTTCCTTTTAAGAAAGACCCAAACCAAACATTAGGAGGttcaaaagaaattgcaaagaagcgtttttattcattagaaagaaaactagaaaaaaatgcAGACCTCAAAGAAAGTTACACAAACTTCATGGAGGAATATGAGCATCTAGGTCATATGACTGCAATTCAAGAGCTTGACATACCAAagtcaaattattttcttccacACCATTGTGTAATTAAACCCGAGAGCTCATCAACAAAGCTCAGGGTGGTTTTCGATGCTTCTGCAAAGACGACATCTGGGTATTCACTTAATGACACCCTCATGGTTGGTCCAACAGTccaatcagatttattttcaGTTATAGCCAATTTCAGATTACATAAATATGTATTCACTGGCGATATTAGCAAAATGTATCGTCAAATACTCATTCATCCAAAGGATAGAGCATATCAGCACATTTTATGGAGGCCAGATCCTAAGAGCACATTAAGAACATACCAGCTCAACACAGTTACGTATGGAATGGCGTCTGCCTCTTATTTATCTACAAGATGTTTGGTCAAATTAGCAGATGATTTTCAACATATATATCCTAATGcatcaaaaattattacaaaaaatatctatgtggatGACTGCCTAACAGGAGCAGATTCTCTTGAGGAAGCCAAGTTGCTTCTcaatgaaacaataaaattattaagtcaaggaaattttaatttaaccaaattttgttcaaatgatCCACGCATTCTAGAAAATATTCCAATGCAAGATCGAGAAAGAATGTTAACAATCTATCAGTCGGAGGTCATTAAAACCCTTGGTTTGGTTTGGGACCCAATTGAAGACACATTCAAATTTTGCTACAAGTACAATGCACCCAATGATTTAAAGATTACCAAACGCCGCGTTCTTGCCGACTTGGGAAAATTCTTCGATCCCTTGGGATTGATAGGCCCAGCCATATTactaggaaaaatatttttacaagaaCTTTGGAAATCTAAGATATTGTGGGATGAGAATCTGCCTCAAGAACAGGCTTATAAGTGGGTAAACTATTTAtcagaattttcttctttgtgtGAAATTAATATCCCACGCCTTATCTTAATAGACTCAGCTACGAAATTAGAAGTGCATGCATTTTCCGATAGTAGTGAAAGCGCATATGGCGCATgcatttacttaaaatctattgATAATGAAGGGaaagtttttgttcaattgTTATGTTCAAAATCTCGTGTCGTTCCCTTAAAGGCGACAACTATAGCTCGGTTAGAGCTTCAGGCGGCTGTCCTAATGGTGGAATTAGtgcaaaaaatccttccaataatCAGTAGGACGATCACATCAGTCAGTTATTACACCGACTCTACAACGGTTTTAACATGGGTAAAGGCACCTTCCTATACTTGGGAGACATATATAGCAAATCGTGTAGCAAAAATCCAATCTAAATCAGATTTGAATCATTGGAATTATGTAAAGGGAGTATTAAATCCAGCAGATCTTATATCGCGTGGGTTAGGAATGCCCAATCTTGTAAGATCAACCATTTGGTTCAATGGCCCTGAGTTTTTAAGACAAACTTCAAGTATACAAATGGAGTATTCGATTCCAGAAGAAATCTCTGGGCATCGAAGGCCAAAGACAGTGCTAAATATGTCAATCCAAaatgatataataaattcaatcaaccataaaaactcgttttttacaCTGCAGAAAATTTTTGCACATTGCTATAGATTCatgatgaattttaatattcgcTGCAAAGGAAACAGAAGAACTGGTTCTTTAACCGCGGAAGAAATCCAGAAAGGAACGCATTTGTTATGGAGGATTGTTCAATTAAGTGTTTTTCCCGAAGAGTATAAGGCACTTCAGGCAGGGAAACCTCTCCGCAATACCTCTAGCATAATTTCGATAAGCccatattttgataaaacaacaaTGTTAATACATGTGGGTGGAAGACTTAAAAATGCTGAAATTCCTTCCcaagcaaaaaatcaaatattactcccaaaaaataatatagttaccacattactcttAGATCACTTACATAAAAAACATCTACACGTTTCCCATAGAACACTTGTATCTATCTCTCGGcaacaattttggattttgagtGTAGGAAGAGAAACACAAAAGGTACTTTCTAAATGCATCCAATGTTTCCGTGCGAAACCCAAATCCATAGATCAATTAATGGGTAATCTACCTAAGGAAAGAATCGTACCTTCTCGCCCATTCTATTATTCAGGGGTGGACTTTTGTGGGCCAATACGAACACATTATAATATTCGAGGGAAAACTCCAACAAAATCGTATCTTGCAGTATTTGTATGCTTTTCAACAAAAGCTATTCATATTGAAGTTGTATGCAACCTTACTACTGAATCATTTATTAACTGCTTGAAACGATTTATAGGAAGACGAGGTGTATGCCATACTATATTCTGTGACAATGCCACAAACTTTGTAGGGGCAAGAAACcaattaaaagattttcaagattttcttgattcgtctgaaactcaatcatcgattaattcaaattgtttaaaaatgggAATTAACTGGAAACACATTCCACCACGTTCTCCCCATTTCGGAGGCCTTTGGGAGGCCGCTGTTAAATCCGCAAAAACattgttgttaaaatatttaggagAAGCGTCTTTAACTTATGAAGAGCTTTCCACAGTTGTGATTCAAATTGAATCTATCTTGAATTCACGCCCACTTACACCTAACTCCTCAGATCCTAATGACATGCAGGCATTGACTCCCggtcattttttaattggtgcTCCGTTGACATCGCTTCCAGAACCTGACATAACTGATCATAACATCTCAAGATTAGACAAATTTCGTCAGATTCAGCATATTCAACAGCATTTTTGGCAAAGATGGTCAAATGAATACCTCCATCTTCTTCAACAGAAATTAAAGTGGAAGGTGGAATCCAAAAATCTAGAACCTGGAACAATGGTTGTTTTAAAAGATGCACACCAGCCTCCAATGAAATGGAAGCTCGGACGTGTAATCGAAGTTGTCAAGGGAACAGACGGATTAGTACGAGTGGCATATGTTAAGACTGAAACCGGCACATATCAACGAGCTGTTCAAAATCTTTGTCCCCTACCGATTGACCATAAAGAGCAGCAAAAGGATGCTGCACAAatcccaataaaaaaacaacccctGATGAGATTAAGAAGTGGGAGATACCTCCTTAACTCTTTAACATCATTATTATGCTTCATGTTGCTATTGTTTCCATTAGCTGCCTCTTCAGATACCGAACCAATAAGAATAACCCAATTTGACCATCCCACAGGGatttattttgaagatataGGTAGTGCGAGCACCGTTAATagtttttggaacatttatatattttataatttatcatcATATTGGCTAGAGCTAGGAGAAGTGAAAACTTATTTACAGAGAATGGATAATATTTGTTTAgatgaattgaaaattaatcCGTACTGTTTGCCTACAGTAACAGCTCTCAAACAAAGAGTTATAGCAATCGAATCAAACAATGACCTCATTCATAATTATCATACTTCTTACAATAAAAGGATAAGAATTGCTAGATCTCCTTTCGATTTTATAGGAAACGTGGCACATAGCTTATTTGGGGTATTGGATCAAGATGATGCTAAGGACATACAGCACCAAATCTCTTTGGTCAACCAAGATGAACAGCATCTCGTGCATCTCTTTAAAAAGCAGAGCTCAATCGCAGATTCAACCGTAAATCTGCTTAAACGAAATAATCTGCAACTCAGTCAGCAATATCAAGGTTTTAAAACCATGTTCGAAAAATCCTTAAACAGCATTGAAAAGCATCAAGAAATAATCGATGTCAGTCAGCGCTTTTCTGCATTAACTTCATATTTGATTTTGTCAATTTCAAACCTCGAAAGAGTGCAAGACACATTACTTGACGTTCTTCTTAGTCTTAATAATGTCAAAATGAATCCTCATTTTATTTCGCCGTCACAATTTACTAAACAGCTCCAAATTATTCGGAACAACATTCCATCCCATCTTAACATTCCGACAGCATCTGTATTAGATATTTTTAAGCTGTCATCTATTAAAGGACGAAGTCTTAATGACTCAATAGTATTTGAAATGATGATCCCTTTGGTTGATAACCaagaatttcagctttttaattTAGTTCAGTTTCCTCTATTTCAAAATGATTCAAGTTTCATAATAGAATTATCATCCCCTTATTTAGCAGTCACTGCAACAAGAGATAGGTATTTTGAATTAACAGAAAATCAGCTATCATCATGCCACTTCCtctcaacgaaaaattttgtctgTAACCAACAACTACCAACAATGATTCATCGAGACAGCGGTATAAGTTGTGAAGTCTCGCTTCTGAATCATTTGAGTAGTGCTTTAAGTCACTGTTGTTTAACGAGATCCATCTCTCAAGATCGATGGGTAAGCCTAAGAAGTTCCAATACTTGGATATTTGCTCTTAAGGAGGCTGTAACTGGTTTATTGGTGTGTGAAGGAATAACAAAAAGTCTTACCCTAAGTGACAGtggttttatagaatttttgataccatgtattttaaaacttccaCACATAGTGATAAATGGTCGAGTCTTTAGCAATACCACCTTAAAAAACTCATTTGTTCCCTCTATTAAAATTTCTGAGTCAATTAAAGGTAAAATTCCgatgaaaaatatgaacatcataacatCCCCGAGCAATGAGACTAATTTTAAAGAGATAGAAGATTTAAAAGGCAAAATTAGTGAAGTTGATAAAGACCTAGATAATGATACCTGGGTAAATTCTATAAATACGCACGATTACCATCATTATAGCATGAGCTTCATATTATTCCTTACAATGATTggcttcattattttttattttattaaaaaaagaaaacccaaaCCACTTCCTAGAAGAAGCGCTCCTCGTTTTGAAATagacacacaattttaa